The Chryseolinea soli nucleotide sequence TCAGCCATACGGTGAGGGTATCAGCTCATCTTTATCTGCAACACACTGCCCATCGTTTGAATAAAATCGACAAACTCGGCAACGCGTTCTTTCGCCTGGACTTTGCCGGGTGATGTGAGCGAATAATATTTCCGGATCCGCTTTCCAATGCTCACCACTTCAGTATTGAGCAAGCCATCGGCTTCCAGTTTATGTAGGGCAGGGTAGAGGGCGCCTTCGGTGAGGAGGATGTGGCCGTCGGAGAGCTCCTTCACGCGCTGGGTAATTTCGTAGCCGTACATCTTGCCGTGGTCTTTGAGGACTTTCAGCACGATGGTTTGAAGCGTTCCTTTTAACAGTTCAGGTGAATGCATAATAGATCAATACATAAGTGATTTATGTATAAGACGCCGGAGACGGCCGGCAGGTTGCACCTGGGTTTGGGTGACGCGTCGATATTTTATTTGATTCCTTATAAATAATTGATTATCAAATTGTTGAATAGATATTTTTTGCTGCGCAGGGCGTTGATACGTTCTCCTGGTCCTGCGAAAAAGTCCTCAGACCCTTTAGATTTCAAAAAAAAATTCAAGAAAAAATTGTGCAGTTAAGTAGCTGCGCATATATTTGCAGTCAAATAACTGCATAATGAAATCGAGAAGAGACGTATTCCAAGCCATTGCAGACCCTACCCGGAGGGCCATTCTCACACTGCTTGCGGTACAGGCACTAACGCCTGGAGCGATTGCCGACAATTTCAAATCGTCGCGGCAAACCATTTCCAAACACATTCAAATCCTGACCGAGTGCGACTTGCTTGAACAAGAGCAAAGCGGAAGGGAAATTTATTATCTCATCAACGCCAAAAAAATGAAAGAAGTAGCCGATTTCATCGAGCCATTCCGAAAGATGTGGGATGACCGGTTTAACAAGTTGGAGGCCATCATGAAGAAATACAAACCCAATAAATAAAACAGCATGGAGAAAAAAACAAAAGTCAATGCCGAAGAGGGCAAACAAGACCTGGTGATCACCCGGGAATTTGATCTGCCCCTGGAGTTGCTTTTCAGAGCCTATGTAGAACCCGAAATTGTTGAGCAATGGATGGGAACAAAGGTACTGAAACTCGAAAATAAACAGCACGGTGGTTATCAGTTTGAGACCACCGATCCAAAGGGCAACAAGCACCTGTTCAACGGGACCATTCATGCGTTCGTTCCGGATCAAAAGATCACGCGAACCTTTGAGATGGAGAACACGCCATTCGGTGTCCAACTGGAGTTCCTGGAATTTGAATCGCTCACGGAAGACACTTGCAAACTCACCATGCATGTTGTCTATGAGTCGGTTGCGCAAAGAGACCAGATGTTGAAGCTGCCCTTCACGCAAGGCATCAACATGGCGCACAACCGGATCCAAGACGTTCTCAGCAAATTAAAGTCACAAACCAATTAAAAACTAAACACTATGTTAAAGAGAAACAAAATCATCTATTGGGTTGCCACGCTCTGGCTGTCATTGGGAATGGTGGCCACGGGGATTGTGCAATTGATGAAAACGAAAGAAGAGGTAGATAAGATAACACAGGCCCTCGGGTACCCGGTCTATTTTCTAACCCTTCTGGGAACCTGG carries:
- a CDS encoding PadR family transcriptional regulator translates to MHSPELLKGTLQTIVLKVLKDHGKMYGYEITQRVKELSDGHILLTEGALYPALHKLEADGLLNTEVVSIGKRIRKYYSLTSPGKVQAKERVAEFVDFIQTMGSVLQIKMS
- a CDS encoding ArsR/SmtB family transcription factor, which codes for MKSRRDVFQAIADPTRRAILTLLAVQALTPGAIADNFKSSRQTISKHIQILTECDLLEQEQSGREIYYLINAKKMKEVADFIEPFRKMWDDRFNKLEAIMKKYKPNK
- a CDS encoding SRPBCC family protein, producing MEKKTKVNAEEGKQDLVITREFDLPLELLFRAYVEPEIVEQWMGTKVLKLENKQHGGYQFETTDPKGNKHLFNGTIHAFVPDQKITRTFEMENTPFGVQLEFLEFESLTEDTCKLTMHVVYESVAQRDQMLKLPFTQGINMAHNRIQDVLSKLKSQTN